A section of the Candidatus Dadabacteria bacterium genome encodes:
- a CDS encoding FAD-binding protein yields MDSQAVKRTDGWKSRIASELVEILGAGAVISAKDELIVYESDGLTGYRVTPLFVVLPSNVEEVSLVVKLCNREKIPFVPRGAGTGLSGGALPSREGIVISLSRMNRILHVDIPNRVVVVEPGVVNISVTDAVSAEGFYYAPDPSSQIVCTIGGNVAENSGGVHCLKYGVTTNHVLGVEMVLPDGAVVTLGGPTPESLGYDLLSLVVGSEGLLGIVTKVFLRIIKKPQMVKTLFASFERIEDAGASVSAIISSGVIPAGMEIMDNLSINAVETTVGAGYPRDAGAILLVELDGPGAEVSAQVPAVTGILRENGAIEIKLAADESERQLFWKGRKSAFAAMGKISPGYYVQDGVIPRSSLARVLGEIGDLGRRYGLRVANVFHAGDGNLHPLVLYDPEVEGESEKAEELSGEILRVCVDVGGSITGEHGVGFDKKRFLPLMFSEQEIDTMNLVRCAFDEEGLCNPGKVFPTPRTCVEPGMQKRGSETAPAKEMGELF; encoded by the coding sequence ATGGACTCGCAAGCTGTAAAAAGAACCGACGGATGGAAATCCCGTATCGCCTCGGAACTTGTGGAAATCCTGGGCGCCGGGGCGGTTATATCAGCCAAGGATGAGCTGATCGTTTATGAAAGCGACGGGCTCACGGGATACAGGGTAACACCTCTTTTCGTTGTTCTTCCCTCAAATGTGGAGGAAGTCTCCCTGGTTGTGAAACTCTGCAATCGCGAGAAGATTCCTTTTGTTCCGAGAGGGGCGGGAACCGGCCTATCCGGCGGCGCTCTTCCCAGTCGCGAGGGAATAGTGATATCACTTTCAAGAATGAACAGGATTCTTCATGTGGATATCCCGAACCGCGTTGTCGTGGTCGAGCCCGGAGTGGTAAATATTTCCGTAACCGATGCCGTGAGTGCCGAGGGATTTTACTACGCCCCCGATCCTTCAAGCCAGATCGTGTGCACAATAGGGGGCAATGTCGCGGAGAATTCAGGCGGAGTTCATTGTCTTAAGTATGGAGTCACGACCAACCATGTGCTCGGAGTGGAGATGGTTCTGCCCGACGGAGCGGTGGTCACGCTAGGGGGTCCTACCCCGGAGAGTCTCGGATATGACCTTCTTTCGCTTGTGGTCGGAAGCGAGGGGCTTTTGGGCATAGTGACCAAGGTCTTTTTGAGAATAATAAAAAAACCTCAGATGGTTAAAACTCTTTTTGCTTCGTTTGAGAGAATCGAGGACGCCGGGGCGTCGGTCTCCGCGATCATTTCTTCCGGGGTTATTCCCGCGGGAATGGAAATCATGGACAATCTCAGCATAAACGCCGTGGAGACCACGGTAGGCGCCGGATACCCCAGGGACGCGGGAGCCATTCTTCTCGTGGAGCTTGACGGCCCCGGGGCGGAGGTTAGCGCACAGGTTCCTGCCGTGACCGGGATACTTCGGGAAAACGGTGCGATTGAAATAAAGCTGGCGGCGGATGAAAGCGAGAGACAGCTTTTCTGGAAGGGGCGTAAGAGCGCGTTTGCCGCCATGGGGAAAATAAGTCCCGGATACTATGTTCAGGACGGCGTAATTCCCAGGAGCAGCTTGGCCAGGGTGCTTGGAGAGATAGGGGATCTCGGCAGACGGTACGGCCTTCGGGTTGCCAATGTCTTTCACGCGGGAGACGGAAATCTTCATCCGCTGGTGCTTTATGATCCCGAAGTTGAGGGGGAATCCGAGAAAGCCGAGGAACTTTCCGGCGAAATTCTCAGGGTATGCGTTGATGTCGGCGGCAGCATTACGGGAGAACACGGTGTGGGTTTTGATAAGAAGAGGTTTCTTCCGCTTATGTTCAGTGAACAGGAAATAGATACGATGAATCTTGTGCGGTGCGCTTTTGACGAAGAAGGGCTCTGCAATCCCGGCAAGGTGTTCCCGACTCCTAGAACGTGCGTTGAGCCCGGGATGCAAAAACGAGGTTCCGAAACTGCTCCCGCAAAGGAAATGGGGGAGCTTTTCTAG